One genomic segment of Brevibacillus laterosporus LMG 15441 includes these proteins:
- a CDS encoding HNH endonuclease: protein MVPHKGDKTLFWDRNNWQPLCEQCHNRKTAKEDRGSWR from the coding sequence ATCGTTCCACACAAGGGAGATAAGACGCTGTTTTGGGATCGGAACAACTGGCAGCCATTATGTGAGCAGTGTCATAACCGGAAGACCGCTAAAGAAGATAGAGGCTCTTGGAGATGA